A genomic window from Salvia hispanica cultivar TCC Black 2014 chromosome 5, UniMelb_Shisp_WGS_1.0, whole genome shotgun sequence includes:
- the LOC125187734 gene encoding mitochondrial substrate carrier family protein ucpB-like has product MSNSSSSPGSMKAKWGVSSSDVLYHFGTSGMSVATATVTTHPLDVLKVRLQMQLVGQRGPLTGMGQISMQVVKSEGLKALYLGLTPALMRSVLYGGLRLGLYEPSKYVCELAFESHNVLMKIASGAFSGAVATALTNPVEVLKVRLQMRGTHTRGPIQELQQIASEEGIAALWKGLGPAMTRAAALTASQLATYDESKQMLMKWTSLQEGFYLHLTASTIAGTVSTIMTAPIDMVKTRLMLQRQSQSAGSYKNGLHCAYQVLQTEGPRGLYKGGFAMFARLGPQTTITFIVCEQLRGLAGLNAL; this is encoded by the exons GATCAATGAAAGCAAAATGGGGAGTATCCTCTTCCGATGTGCTTTATCATTTCGGCACCAGTGGAATGTCTGTTGCTACTGCAACCGTAACTACTCATCCTTTAG ATGTTCTCAAGGTTAGGCTGCAAATGCAACTAGTCGGCCAAAGAGGTCCGTTGACTGGCATG GGACAAATTTCTATGCAAGTAGTCAAAAGTGAAGGACTCAAGGCCTTGTATCTGGGATTGACACCTGCTTTAATGAGGTCAGTTCTTTATGGAGGTCTCCGTTTAGGCTTATACGAACCTTCAAAATATGTGTGTGAATTGGCTTTTGAGTCCCACAATGTCTTGATGAAGATTGCATCTGGAGCATTCTCTGGCGCTGTTGCAACAGCACTTACCAATCCAGTGGAAGTGTTGAAG GTACGGTTGCAGATGAGAGGAACACACACTCGTGGGCCAATCCAGGAACTGCAACAAATTGCTTCAGAAGAGGGCATTGCAGCCCTATGGAAGGGGCTTGGTCCTGCAATGACCAGAGCTGCTGCATTGACTGCATCACAGCTGGCAACGTATGATGAATCCAAGCAG ATGTTGATGAAATGGACTTCTCTTCAGGAAGGATTTTATCTGCATCTCAC TGCAAGTACTATAGCTGGCACTGTGAGCACCATCATGACTGCACCGATTGATATGGTTAAAACAAGACTTATGCTGCAACGACAATCTCAAAGTGCTGGAAGCTATAAAAATGGCCTCCACTGTGCCTACCAG GTTCTGCAAACAGAAGGTCCTCGTGGTCTTTACAAAGG GGGCTTTGCGATGTTTGCAAGACTGGGCCCGCAAACAACCATTACCTTCATAGTCTGCGAGCAGCTGCGCGGACTTGCAGGCCTCAATGCGCTCTAA
- the LOC125189031 gene encoding RNA-binding protein BRN1, translating to MAEEESVKLFVGQVPKHMTESQLLAMFQEFALVDEVNIIKDKATRASRGCCFVICPSREEADKAISECHNKKTLPGASSPLQVKYADGELERLEHKLFIGMLPKNVSDAEVSALFSNYGTIKDLQLLRGYQQTSKGCAFLKFETKEQALAAIEALNGKHKIEGSTVPLVVKWADTEKERQARRAQKALSLASNVSNSDSRQHLYGALPMGYMSPYNGYGYQTPGTYGLMHYRLPPMQNQHAYHNLIPPLNQGNAIRGVTPDLSSGMPPRNFSVSPNYVGSAYPTVHGVQYPLTYHGGMISNRPLGGPSGSLSPSTANSQSAASSSVSTSSGGQNEGPPGANLFIYHIPQEFGDDELASAFQRFGRVLSAKVFVDKATGVSKCFGFVSYDSPVAAQNAINMMNGFQLGGKKLKVQLKRDNKQNKPY from the exons ATGGCGGAGGAGGAGAGCGTGAAGTTGTTCGTAGGTCAAGTGCCGAAGCACATGACGGAATCGCAGCTGCTCGCAATGTTCCAGGAGTTCGCCTTGGTGGACGAAGTCAACATTATCAAGGACAAGGCTACGCGCGCTTCTCGGG gatgttgttttgtgataTGTCCGTCGAGAGAGGAAGCGGACAAGGCGATTAGCGAGTGCCATAATAAGAAGACGCTGCCTGGG GCATCTAGTCCATTGCAAGTGAAGTACGCTGATGGAGAGTTGGAAAGGCTAG AGCACAAACTCTTTATCGGCATGCTTCCGAAAAATGTTTCTGATGCTGAAGTCTCTGcactattttcaaattatggGACCATAAAAGACTTGCAACTTCTTAGAGGTTATCAGCAAACCAGCAAAG GTTGTGCTTTTCTAAAGTTTGAGACAAAAGAGCAAGCGCTCGCAGCTATTGAAGCCCTCAATGGAAAGCATAAGATTGAG GGTTCAACTGTTCCATTGGTGGTTAAGTGGGCTGATACAGAAAAGGAAAGACAGGCAAGGAGGGCTCAGAAAGCTCTATCATTGGCATCTAATGTGTCAAATTCAGACTCCAGGCAACATTTGTATGGTGCTTTACCAATGGGTTATATGTCTCCATACAATGGATATGGTTATCAG ACTCCTGGAACTTATGGCCTCATGCACTATCGCCTGCCGCCAATGCAGAATCAGCATGCGTACCACAATCTTATCCCACCATTAAACCAAGGAAATGCTATACGTGGAGTAACACCTGATCTTTCATCGGGAATGCCTCCGAGAAATTTCTCCGTATCACCTAATTATGTGGGATCTGCTTATCCCACTGTACATGGGGTTCAGTATCCCTTAACTTATCATGGAGGAATGATTAGTAACCGCCCACTTGGTGGTCCATCTGGTTCTCTATCACCATCTACTGCAAATAGTCAATCTGCAGCATCTTCAAGTGTCAGCACTAGCTCAGGCGGGCAGAATGAAG GTCCACCTGGAgctaatttgtttatttaccACATTCCTCAAGAATTTGGCGATGATGAGCTTGCGAGCGCCTTTCAGCGTTTTGGTAGGGTATTGAGTGCCAAAGTTTTTGTCGACAAAGCAACAGGCGTTAGCAAATGTTTTG GATTCGTTAGTTACGATTCTCCAGTTGCGGCACAGAATGCCATTAACATGATGAATGGCTTTCAGTTAGGTGGTAAGAAATTGAAAGTTCAActtaagagagataataagcAAAACAAGCCTTACTAA